A segment of the Manihot esculenta cultivar AM560-2 chromosome 13, M.esculenta_v8, whole genome shotgun sequence genome:
ATATATGCATACATGGACAAAGAAAATATCGAGATAATGCATAAGGCTGTAATGCAGTTTTGATCTTGCACTACAGAAAGAGATCCACAGGAGCTTTACAGACTTCAACCAAGTCAAGCGCAACCGAATAAATGATGCTTTACACCCATTGAAACAGCAGAAAGCTCAGGTTCCCAGCTCTTTAACTTGGAAACCAGACAAATTAGAGATAATACCCAACCACAAAGACGCCTTACAAACAATAAATATATTCAATTTTCATGATATTGAAAGGGAAAAAAGACATACTGGAGTTCATTTAATTCACAGAGAGACTAATGAAGCTACAGACCAAAAAAGATAGACCGAATTAACAAGCAAGAGACATAAGCAACACCTTGTTCATTACGGGCAGTGAAGACGATAGAGCCAGTGTCGTCGCCGACGAGGCACTCAGCGATACGAGAGGGGCGGATAGGACGCTGAGAGATAGACATGGGGGCACGGCGGGGCTTAGGGACAGGAACTGCGTTGGAATTGACAACCTTGACAATGAGATTGTGGCCGGTGGTACCAGGCTTTAGTTCTTCTACCTTGACGAAGACGGGCTTTCTCTTCTCTGCTGTTGCCATAATAGAGATCGAGAGATTTCTTGACCCCTAGCAGCCCCTTGTTGCTCTTTTCgcggaagaaaaggaaaaggggGTTAGGGTTTTTGATTTGGGAGTTCTGACTTCTAATTGGCCTGGGACTAAATGGGAAGGATTGTTATTATTGGGGAATAGTGAGAATTACTAGGAGGTCTCTAATTGGTGTATTCATTACATTTATATCTTTATTAATGGGCTCTCTATACGTAACCACTAaaacgtttttttttttaatattattattaactattaatttaataaattcaattttatattcatttaaaaaattttccacTAGTccatactaaaaaaatattgttttttttaatttcttcatATTGTTTTATTCTCTTTGCATCTATTCAATCCCTTAAAAAAAActtgttttcttaaaatttattcatattGTTGACACTGAGTCTGTTTTAGTATTTTTCTTATAATCACAAATTACCAATGCAGCTGGGGCAGAAATCTGCTCTTCATTTTGAAGTCATTTATCCCAaaatttgtattatttttaaatggataatttacgatttagtccctgagtattaccattattaacaagtcagtccctgtatttttagaaacctattaaaacgtccttatattttctctccgtcaacgaaatagttcttctatctatttttaccgttaaaaatatagtaaaagactatattacccccattatttttctccttctcctcctccttccttttcttcttcatcaattcttcttctgcttcttcttcttctccttcttcttctgcttcttctccttcttctccttcttcttctgcttcttctccttcttcttcttttgcttctttttcttctttctcttcttcttcttcttctcattcttcttcttcttctttttcttctttctcttattcttattctccttcttcttcttctccttcttcttctttttcttctttctcttcttcttcttcttcttcttcttctcctccttcttcttcttcttctccttcttcttcttcttctttctcttctttttcttcttcttctttttcggaggaagaggaggaggaggaggacgaaagaaaagacagggactatttcgttgacaaaaagaaacaataagaacgttttaatagatctgagaaaagatagggactatttagttgacataaaaaaacgataagtacgttttaatagatatgaaaaaagataaaaatattttaatagatttttgaaaatgtaaggactaacttgttaataattgtaatatacaatgactaaataaatggttttatttgagggtaaaattgaattttaaaaattttctctctcctcctttatctaattttaacggaaaataggacggaaggactatttcgttgacggaaataaaatataaggacgttttaataggtttctaaaaatagagggattgacttattaataatgataatattcagggactaaatcgtaattTATCCTTTTTAAATTTAGACAATTTCAGTTGATTTTATCAAGTTGATAGGATTTTGTTTTAAATTCAGAATTTTATTGGTTAcagttttattataaaaattttgagatataTTTCAAcgtgttatttttaatttttcataaaaccaACAGTACGCCATATTTGCTCTTTGCTACAGAATTTCTACTTTTTAATAACTGTACTTATATCATTCCTATGAACTATTTGCGAGTAGTTCAATTTTTTAGTCTCCATGTTTAGacatttttaaactaaatttaattttgaataatcgTAAATATGTAGTCATGTCGCTCTAACTTCtcataatttaattagaaaatctATTATTTATGACCgcctttttctttaaaatgataTCTCTATTTGTTTTGATAGAATTTATccgataaaattttattaatacaatttgctttaaaaaaaaatatttaaaatagtttCAGCAAATACTTACTacataattgataaaaaattatctcTCTTTCACATTTAACTATCATTATTTATTACGTGGGCTCAAATCTTAGACTATAATTTGAAGCATTAGAATCTGAAAAGAATTCCAAACGTAGCTTTATTGTTTGACTATCTATCTAGTCTTGTATTCTAATCACTTGCAGGTTGAGGTTGCAATAGCCATTGAAGAAGCTTTTTTCATCTCAGACTGCCACCAAGGATCAAAACAGAAGAAAAGCAAACACTCATTTCCATGATTATTTCTGGGAGGCCACTTCTTCTGCCACCACCAATGCCTTGGCTTGCTCAGGTTCTTGTTCCTGcccttctccttcctcttcccCTTCCTGGTTTGGTACCAGATTTTGCCGACAGCACCTTAAGATCACTAGAAATATAAATGCTGTAAAACAATACCAAATCTCATGTAAGAATCAATAGCTTAGAAAGTGACTACCATTGAAACAATCTCCAGGACAATGTAACTATTGTaacaattcaataaaattaccTGCAAAAATCCGTGTTTTGACACTGGACATGTTCCAGAAGGCTGTGACTGCTGAAGCTGCCACAATCTTCTTGTGAGAACAAGCTTCCCATGCTTCCATCACCCGGCATTTAGTGAAATCAACTGTAACtctcaacaagttaaaaatccAACAATTCCTCAAAACAGCTCATTACATTTGAATTATATTTGTGGATTCTCTATACCTTTTTGGTCTATCTGATTGGAATAGCGTGAATATAATTTGGGCATTGTGAAACCAATGAAAAACCCTGCTCAAATTCCCAAATCAATAACCATATTCATAGATAAATATTTGAACAATTTAAAAGATAAGCAATTTGACAATGGCTGCAAGCTTTCTGGTGGTCTCACTCACCTATTGCACAGAGCCTCCACAGAGTTACAAGGTGGCCATACTCAGCTCCAAGAAGCAAGAATGGAATTACCTGCGGACAACAAAATGCCCATTTTGAGAACTCATGGAAGCAATCTTGGAAACTTGTTTAAGCATTCAGTGAGAATAGAAATTTACCTTGAGGGTCATGGATGGCTCTCCTGAGAAAAGCTCTCTTGTCTTTGAAATTGCAAGATTTGCAGGTGGTAGTATTAATCTACCCAGTTTTAAGATGTCCTCTTCTTTCAGCTTAAAGTTGCATCTCTTTTCCATATTATTTCTGTGATTAAATAACCAATCTCAGAAAACAGAACCAGAGATCAACATTTTATTACAGAAACATTGGGTTTGTACCTTGGACATATCGAATTTGAGATGAATGAAGCACCCAAAAACAAGAGCCCCAGTTGGGAAATGGCAGAGAAAATGCTAAAAAAAgcaaaatggaagagatttagaTGCATTATATTTGgtgaaaatatcaaatataatcAAACAGAAAGAAGAGTTGCAGACCTGAAGCTAATCCCTTTGGCAAAGCAAGAAGATAAGAAACAGAGACACCCCAAACCAAACCAAAGACTCGATTTTGCAACATCCTTCCACATTATCAGATCATAAATAATCATCCCAATTTTATCCAAATTGCCTCCATCACCATCTTCAACTTCTGATTCTCACAAATCACCATCAAAGAAAATCAAAATCCAAGCAAAAAAGCATACAAGGAATAGAAACGGAAATTGCTTGAACATACATACCTggagaaggatttgaagaaggcAATGAAGGGACCAaagagagcttttcctttttagaTCTGCCGCTATgtcttctttttcttactttACCAATCTCCTCCCCCAAGCCTATCAAATCTTTCTCTTCTCTACTCTCCATCTCCGACCTTCTTCTTGACCTTCTGCTATGTCTTGGCGAAGCACAACCCAGAGCACCTAATTGAGCTGCCCTGCTTTTGCATCTCCTGCGAGACCCAGTTGGCTCCATAGCCGCCTCCTCGGTCACCTCAATGCGATCAGCTAGCCGGCTTCTTGATTTTCTTGGAGATGGTGAGAGAAGAAGTAGGTCCCGGAAAGGAAGAGAATTAGTGGAAGATCTGAGAGACAAAGCCAAGGATGTTGATGGGGTCTTCTTTGCCGGTGAGGGCATGAGGTCTAGAGACAGATGTGGTGGTTCTTCATTGTCGATGGAACTTGTGATTCTAGCTAAACGAGAAGCTGATTTGCTTTGAGAATTCGGATTTGATCTGTGAGAAGGAGGTGTTGTATCCATTTACGAACGCTTTGTGTGAAACAATAGCAGATTTTCTTTTTGAGATTTCAATCGAGATTTCAGAGAGATCTTTACAGAAAGCTTGAATCTTGAAAATGGAATTTTGATTGAGAGAAAATGAGGGGACTGAGACAGGGTTTTTGATAGTGTCTCTGGTACTGGTAACCCCTAGAAATGGCAGGAGCCGTTGGAGAGGGTTTTGTCGCTTTTTGATATTTTGAATTTCCAGAGGTAGGAAAAGTGGGGCCACGAAGTGCAACGGTAAGTAACAGGTATGGgctgttttattttattttgtgccGTTAGTGGCTTTTGTTTTAGGGATCCATTTGTTGATGGGCTTGGCTTATTTTTAATGGCCTATAAGCTAAGGGCCAGAAATTTTATATATCCCGTGATTTCGAAATTTATTATATAGTATCTAAATTATGAAAAGATtcgttaattatttttttaattttaaaaatatattaaaatattataaaatttatatttttttataatatataataattaaaattaataaaaaaattaattaataaaatttttaaaatattaaaaatatattttttgaaatcgAGACCGATGAACGCTGATCTTTACTTGCAAGGCTAGACCTGATGAGAAAGGCAAATCCAAAACTGGTCCAGATTGCGCACTTCAGCCCAGTCGAAAAATCAGGCCGAACAGACCTCACGCGCAGACTCTTTCGAAGGAAGCCCAACCTGACGACGCGACCAAAGGAAGGAGAGCAAGCCCGGTCATTTCGCAGCCCCTTCCGTATGCGTGCCGcgagaaattaaatggccgcttggCATGGAAAGGGGGTTCTGACACACCCGTACGTACGGGCTTGAGTGACAGAGATAGGTGGCACTGTTAGCAGAGAGGAGTACCTCAGCCCAATCAAAAAATCAGGTCGGACAGATCTCACGCGCAGACCCTTCCGAAAGAAGTCCAACCTAAAGGAAGGAGAGCAGGCTCGGTCATTTCGTAGCCCCTCACGCATGCGTGTCACGAGAAATTAAATGGTTGTCTGGCATGGAAAGAGACTCTGACACACCCATACGTACAGGGCCGAGTGACAGAGATAGGTAACACAATAGTAGAGAGACGGTTAGACGTCACTAGCgaataaaagaaaatggaataaaaggagaaatcaaCTAAGCTCAAACTACCActgtaaaattatattttctgaattttaaagttttcataattttaattaagaatgTTTCTTCAGAACTTATCTTTTTATCCTACTTGAAATTCTTAAACAATTAAACACTAATTACACTTTAGCATGCAAACAAACATTCTTAAAATTAGAGATAGCTTGATTTCTTGTTCTATCTTTTTATATGAatatttatatctatttattttgataCTAATAAATTTGACAGTGGGAAAGGGAAAGCCTTCAttggaagagaaaaaaaaaaaaaaaaaaagactgagAAGATAATAGACAAAAGGCATATTCCATTCCAAGTCCAGAGGCAAAGGAATTAAAAATCCTCACAATACAAACCCCAACCCAACAACTCGAGCTTCAACTTCTTCTTGATCAAATgcacatttataattaaatataatcaaATCTTAAATAAATAGGACTTAAATTTGTTAAGCTCTTCCTGGAGCTTTTGGATCATGGTGAGTGTTAGCTCCAGCTCCTTGATAATCTGTGTGTTCCAACTCCATCCTTCCATTAATATAATATACTTCTCCCAAATCAATCAGTTCCTCTCCACCCATTGCATCCtgaatttaatttcataaatccACTTCATCAGAACTATGTTTTCAaagagaaacaaaaaaaaaaaaaaaaagaaaaagaaaatgtgaca
Coding sequences within it:
- the LOC110629981 gene encoding uncharacterized protein At4g28440, producing the protein MATAEKRKPVFVKVEELKPGTTGHNLIVKVVNSNAVPVPKPRRAPMSISQRPIRPSRIAECLVGDDTGSIVFTARNEQVDLMNPGSTVILRNAKIDMFKGSMRLAVDKWGRIEVTEPANFVVQENNNLSLVEYELVTVQG
- the LOC110629979 gene encoding reticulon-like protein B17, whose product is MDTTPPSHRSNPNSQSKSASRLARITSSIDNEEPPHLSLDLMPSPAKKTPSTSLALSLRSSTNSLPFRDLLLLSPSPRKSRSRLADRIEVTEEAAMEPTGSRRRCKSRAAQLGALGCASPRHSRRSRRRSEMESREEKDLIGLGEEIGKVRKRRHSGRSKKEKLSLVPSLPSSNPSPEVEDGDGGNLDKIGMIIYDLIMWKDVAKSSLWFGLGCLCFLSSCFAKGISFSIFSAISQLGLLFLGASFISNSICPRNNMEKRCNFKLKEEDILKLGRLILPPANLAISKTRELFSGEPSMTLKVIPFLLLGAEYGHLVTLWRLCAIGFFIGFTMPKLYSRYSNQIDQKVDFTKCRVMEAWEACSHKKIVAASAVTAFWNMSSVKTRIFAAFIFLVILRCCRQNLVPNQEGEEEGEGQEQEPEQAKALVVAEEVASQK